TCCAGCTGACTAGATCAATGTCAGTTTCGTCAACGGGGGCTTTTCTTGCCTACAGCCTCTCTTGTCTTATTCATATTTCTATGATGAAATGTTTGCTGAGAGCTGTTGGAATAGGCCAGAGTCTAATCACATTCGTAACGTCTACTATTTCAGGTTCTGAACTCTTAAGTACTCTTCAAATATGAACAGAGGCTGTATACATGTGCATACACTTTGtgttgtttgaaaataatagacTATTGTGTGGACATAGACTTTTTATTGAGATGTTTTGTTTGAAAGTTCATTCTTTAGTGTTCCTTTGATGTAAGAGCATTGTTTAACGTAAAAGTAATGtagaacattttttatttgatttgaaAATAATACAGGACATTTTTGACTGAGTCTAAAAGCAATAGAGGATATTTTTGACTGAGTCTAAAGTTAATACAGGACATTTTTGACTGAGTTTAAAGTTAATAGaggacattttttatttgtctaaaaataagaacatttattatttaacttaaaAATAGTAGAGAATATTTAACCTGAAGAATACTCTTCATTTGACTTAAAAATAATGCAAAGAATTTTTCACTTAACCttaaaaataatagaagaatattcttcatttaacctaaaaataatacaaggaatttttcatttcaccttaaaaataatagaagaaTATTCCTCATTTAACCTTAAAAGTAATAGAGAAATATTCTTCATTTAACCTAAAAATAATACaaggaatttttcatttcaccttaaaaataatagaagaaTATTCTTCATTTAACCTTAAAAGTAATAGAAGAATATTCTTCATTTAACCTTAAAAGTAATAGAGAAATATTCTTCATTTAACCTAAAAATAATCCAAGCTATTTTTCATTTAACCTAAAAGTAATAGAAGAAAATTCCTCATTTAACCTAAAAATACaaggaatttttcatttaaccTAAAAGTAACACAAGTTCTTCATTTAACCTAAAAGTAATacaaaaagtttttcatttaaCCCAGAGCCAATACATTCTTCATTTAACCCAAAGATAATACAGAATATCTTGAACTGACGTAAAAACAACACTCACACCCCCATCCGAGCAAGTAATATAACAGAAAGATGTTAACTGAGAGCTCGAGGCTAAATCATGGTGGTTCTTCtgaaacaatgaaacaatcttGTCCGAGGTataagcaataaaagttttattAGAGAAGATTCCAAGAAGTTCCTGACACCGTGGCAATATTACGTGGGTGAGTATTGTGGTTAAAACTGGGTCAATGTAATGGTTGCTTGCCCTTGTTTTAAGATTCGTCAGGCTAAAGCAAATATCTGATGGGTATTAAACAGAGTGATACAATGGTTGTAACAGGTACTTCTTACATGCTGTTTGAATCATTGTGTTTCATAACCTGGAGGTTATGATAAGGATCGTAACAGTTGACTGCATATTACACTTAATTGGATCATAAAGTGATGAggttatttttgaattatgtcATTTGgttcatttttatgttataacCACGTGATCAATTGGTCTGACCAATTTTAAgttatatcattatcaattgATTGAAACAGTTTTAATTTATGTCTTGATCTGATGATCAATTGATtcgtcaaattttaaattatttcatcgGATGATTAATTGATcggtcaaattttaaattatgtcaTTATGGGATCAATTGATaggtgaaattttaaattatgtcaTCGGATGATTAATTGATcggtcaaattttaaattgtggtCAGATGATCATCAATAAAGTAATCATCACAAATTGTGTAATTATTTTCGACATGATTAATTACCAAACGATTAAGTGTAATTTAAACATATTCTTCACGAGACATCTTCAGAGACTTATCATATAATATGACAGActtatcattaatattattaatattactgtaTCATAGAATCATTATTGTGTCATATTACTATATCATAGAAAACATAGAATCTGACATGtgctataaattaaaatttactatactacatatacaaaaacttactttatattttattttttaaattcatcattaaatttaaatattaatattaattgtatattatataaaaattctcatatGTCCACCCATATAATTACGATACCAATTGAAACGAACAATAAtatcacaaataaaaaaattatatgagTAATGAATCAAGTATCAAAAATGAAGTTACGATGCTGCTAAttgtaacaataataacaaaacTAAAAATGTCCTAGATACTACGTACACATGATAGCGTAAGTCAATTTGGTACTCGCCCGTGAAAAGACTGAAATCATGGTAATCTGACCCTGGTGATAAGTCTAAATAAGGCAAGGCTGTTGATAATGTTAGTCATATTAGCAGACAATAAAGACATTGTCCTACCCGCATGAGGGTGCTATGACCCATATACCTTGACCCACTGTCACTGGTTACAGGTAAGATATAATCCCCTGTCCTACATCGCCTTATCACGTGTCTctcgagtttaaaaatttgataaaattccgTAATTAAGTCGCGTGTAAACAGACATAGAAATATTTGCttacttttataatttctatgttGCTACATCTTTCATCCAcatctgattgtgtgatatgtGGGGCAGATTATGTAATACATAACGTAAAatagttataaatatttattaaatactattcGTACATTCTTGAATTAATACAAGTATATAGTTAAGTATTAATATATCAAGCATATGTTCTTAAGTTAACTTAATGAATATAATTACTATATACCTGTTTGCAATATATGTTTATCTGTAGGTTTTGATAATCAGTTTTATTACAtttgttacattatttattttatttgtgctTACACCTTTCAGAatcttttattacaattttattacatttcctCAGTATTTTATTATCGAGTCATAAAACAGTAAACATATCATACGCATATGGAACAATCCaaagcaagatggcggacctCTAAGCGAACCGTTACGATAAATACCCAAAATTTTGCGTTCGACGACCGTACAGTAAATTTACATTCACGGTCAGCCTAAATTTTCACTTCGACTACTCGCCTGTCCACTATTCGGTATACATAAAGATGAGGAGTCGAATCGAGATCTTGTGTGAAAGTGTACGTCGTCTTGGTAGGAAGTGTATTGGCTTCAACTGAATTCGCTGCTCCCTTTATTCACTGATTCAATGCGGATAGACAGTATTCTTTTAGCGTGCGACAAGAAAAGTGTTCAGTAATGATGTGTATTCGTTCGATAATTTGTGTGGCTGTTGTAATTGTAACGACATGTTTTGTTAATTGCGAAGAGGTAAGTAATCGTaagatcatatttacataatttccacatatgaaatCGTTGATAAATGtgttatattgtataaataaatatttcagtatttttgctgtaattaatatattaatatattgtgataattcatatattaatttagTGCAGTTGCTTTACTTGTAATTACTGTTTTGCTAGACTGTTTTTTTCTACAGTTTTGTTATACTATTTTGTTATGTTCATTACACAGTAATTTGTTATATAATGTATTATCATTGTACAGTTTTATTATATTGCTTTTTTACTATCTTCTTTTTATGAGCTTCTTGCTCCataaactttttattaaaaaaagaatttgtgtGTTTACAATGTTCATGGAACCATACATAAATATTCAGTAGACAGAATTACAAATAGATTCAAATTTAAGTATGAGGATAAATTCGACTTTTGTCAGATACTCCTTCAGAATAAGCCTTTCTTATTCTGTAGATTTTGAATTGAGGACATATAACGGCGATAAAAGGCCTAAAATATATGTACTATGTTTTTGGGATCAAGTAGGTGTCCAGAGACATGTacgattttatttcaatttatacctaataaaatatctaatataaATACATTCGTACATTAAATAACTGTTTTAGAATTATACTACTTGtaacaaaattgtaatatttattataacatgCATTATATTTTAAGTAGATTTCctcgtttttataaaaattgattaaaatacataaataatgtgTATTCATATACAAATAGTATTCAAGTATTTATGTAAACAAATTCAAGATTTAATAGAAATGAATACTTGCAGTTGCAATCAGGTATAGAAACAGGAGTCAGTTTgaataatactgagagtaatgTAGAAAAGAGCACACAAGATGGAACAAATAGTACGACGGAAACGGAGGATAAAAATTTTTGGGATTGGCTGAACGGTGTTTTATCTGGTTTGAGGCCTACTACAAGTGCACCTCCAATAGCAGAAGCACCAGAATCATGTCCACCCTGCAGTGAGTTATAGTGTActctaattttttatattatagagagcgttggggatttgagtagctgaaaattttaagatttagagatttggggattgggggattgggggatttgaggatttggggatttgggaattgggggatttggaaatttggagatttggagatttggagatttggagatttggggatttggggatttggagagttagagatctggggattgggggatttgggaattgggggatttggggattgggggttgggggatttggagatttggggatttagggatttgagaaatttatagatttagagatttagagatttggagatttggagatttggagatttggagatttgaagatttggagatttgtagatttggagatttggagatttggagatttggagatttggagatttagagatctggggatttggagatttgaggatttggatatttagagatctggggatttagggattaggtaTTTGTGGACTTGAAGATGtagggttttgaggatttggagatttggaacttagaaaggggctttagagatttgaaacttaGCAATTGGGACACTTGGGAagtgggaaacttgagaattgggaaacttgacaGTAGGGACACTTGGTaattaggaaacttgagaattgggaaacttgacaGTAGGGACACTTGgtaattgggaaacttgagaattgggaaacttgacaGTAGGGACACTTGGTAATTGGGAAACTTGGCAGTAGGGACACTTGggaactggaaaatttgggaatttggaaatttggtagtgtagggatttggaaatttgagaatttgggaatgtagggatttgaaaattaaagaatttgggaatgtgggaatagggaaatatggaaatttgggaatgtaagaattaggaagtgtgggaattaggaaatttggaaatgtgggaattgggaaatcagaaaactagaaaatttacaaatttaagaatttcaggatttaaagatttgagaaagCATAACATTAATAAACACTGAACTACTATTTTGTAAAACGAATTATTGTGCTGTTCAACAGAATGTGGTATAACAAATACACAAAGACGAATAGTAGGCGGTGTTGAAACTCAGGTAAATCAATATCCTTGGATGGCATTAATGATGTTCAAAGGACGTTTCTATTGTGGAGCATCAGTTATAAATTCTCGCTATGTATTAACTGCTGCTCATTGTGTTGACAGGTAATAatcttgttaaataaaaaatttttcgaaaaattaataatttcagattttagaatcaggaaatccataaatctataaatttaaaaattcattgaaaatGTTTAAGTAACAAACACTACTTTTACACAAGTATTATATTCAGCccatgtatatttattatactgcacaataaatttctataaacaaTCGAAACAGATTCGATCCAAATTTGATGTCCATCCGAATATTGGAGCATGATCGTAATTCGACAACGGAGTCTGAAACGCAAATGTTCAAAGTTGAAAAAGTGATCAGACACAGTGCCTATTCCACGTATAATTACAATAATGACATTGCGCTGGTCAAAGTGAAGGATTCGATTAAATTCGAAGGGAAAATGAGACCTGTTTGTCTTCCAGAACGAGGTAAAATTCTCagcataattaaaataaatataatcctTAAAAAGGCAAATAAATATTAACTCTTTGATTGTTACATTGAAGCaatctttaaaaaatttaattatgttcTAGTTTTATTCTTATCAAATCTTCGGCGACgactaaaattaaattgttaaaatcaaGTAGCTAAATTTTAAGTTAAGTAGACAGAATTAAAATTGGCATGTCAATTTACAACCTAAACGTTGATTAAAATAAAAgacttttaaaaagaaaattataaataaatttataaaataaaatttgatagttaATGGTTAAAACACTCATTCTACAGAGAAAACGTTTGGAGGTATGGAAGGTATAGTAACCGGGTGGGGTGCGCTCGACGAGGGAGGTCCCATATCGCCAACGTTACAAGAAGTGACAGTTCCAATTCTCACGAATGCTGAATGTCGTGAAACGAAATATCCATCACGGAAGATAACAGACAACATGATTTGCGCCGGCTATAAAGACGGAATGAAGGATTCGTGTCAGGTAAATAACTCACAATTTCATTGCAGctattattaatacattatCATCTTCATCCAACATTGATTAGAtctatatacaataataatctaataataataataatacattgtTCATTcttcctattattaaacataacataaatattatttataaaagcatattttgtaaaagttCAATGTGTGAGATGGCATGTCCACATTATTTATAGCTGTCACAACAATGTCCACATTACTTATAGCTGCCACAACAATGTCCACATTACTTACAGCTGCCAATCCAACGCACATGCGCCAATTAAGCTAGTCATGATTAGAGAGTTCTGTTAAAGTTACTAATGAAAGGcatgtacagatgtcaacccacgagttggcgcgtggcccaaagtaaaagaagctccccacacttccagttacatttcggcaaataagaataatggcaATAACAAATGCTGAATTTTCACTGTCActcacttgagagacgtttgccgagtatcatttggagatatggaagctttggaataagGTGATTCGAAGTTTTGAGAAGatcgttttgaaatttggagctttagttttagaaattttgaatattcggagctttggaatttggaagattgaaagttAAGAAGGTTGAATGATCGAATTTAGAATGATCGAAATGTGCAAAGGTTAGGACTTTCAGAAATTGGAATTCAGGAACGTAGGGacattggaaagttgaaactttgggtgattcaaactttggaaagtggggactttggaaggttagaattttgcaaggttgggacttttgaaggttggaacatagggaagattgagactttggaaagttggaacagtggagggttggaactttgaaagatcGAACCTTCGGATGATTCAAACTTTAGAAGATGagtactttggaaggttaaaacattgcatggttgggactttggaaagttagaactttggaatggTGAAACTTGAGAAGGATAATAGTAGTAGTTCTTCTAAACACGTGGGTCAGCTTCTTCAGGTgacaactcgtgggttgacattgaTACGTCACATTTGAaatgtgtgcgtcacgagtgcgtcacgagtgcgtcatattgCAGAGCAATGggttaatacaacaatttgaaataaatatttcttaacaaaat
This genomic window from Megachile rotundata isolate GNS110a chromosome 14, iyMegRotu1, whole genome shotgun sequence contains:
- the LOC100880384 gene encoding trypsin-1 codes for the protein MMCIRSIICVAVVIVTTCFVNCEELQSGIETGVSLNNTESNVEKSTQDGTNSTTETEDKNFWDWLNGVLSGLRPTTSAPPIAEAPESCPPCKCGITNTQRRIVGGVETQVNQYPWMALMMFKGRFYCGASVINSRYVLTAAHCVDRFDPNLMSIRILEHDRNSTTESETQMFKVEKVIRHSAYSTYNYNNDIALVKVKDSIKFEGKMRPVCLPEREKTFGGMEGIVTGWGALDEGGPISPTLQEVTVPILTNAECRETKYPSRKITDNMICAGYKDGMKDSCQGDSGGPLHVVTNNTHSVVGVVSWGEGCAKPGYPGVYSRVNRYLTWIEQNTEGACYC